In Halichondria panicea chromosome 5, odHalPani1.1, whole genome shotgun sequence, the genomic stretch TTACCATATTTTTAtacccctataattatacctatataactatacatagatactataatttCACACTCACCCAGCAATCCGTGCGACCGTTCCGCCAGGTCCAGTCCTCTAGCGATCACAAACCGGATATTATTAGCGTGGAAGATGATCTCATTCTCGTCAGTGCTTGCTCTACTCCAGAAGGTTGTGTTTAGACATGACACCCACATCACAAGATCGATATCGGCACAGTTGGGAACAACGATCCTCACACGATTGCGGAACCTTCGAACGGTTATTCCAGCATTCATATAATCTGTAACAGGAACGTCATCAATAGATGCACTACACTGGTCCAGGGAAACTTCAATATTCCTACAAGTTCCATTTGAATCTGTAGCTCGCACGTATATAGCGTCAACGATGTTGATATCCTCATTTGGTATAACTCTAGCATAGCGAGCGTTCACACTGACACAAGCATCACTGACAAGATTGAACAAACCACCATCGTCACCGTGCACCTCGAAGCATAGATTAATAGGGTCGTTCTCTCCAACATTCATGATCAAAGTCTTGTTGGGCACGTTTAGTGGCACGGAGAATAGAGGGTCTCCAGATACGGTATCGTTGACTGTCATCAAGGTAACTGTAGAAATGCATGAGaaatatatacgtatatatatagtgtgtggaTCATGAGTACTATACAATCGTTTATACACAGTGCATAGATATTAAGAGATGCACAAGCGCCTGCGCAAGTACGATTTAGGAGAAAGCAATATCATTgaagcacacaccacacagcatACGTAATTCAATAATACTATTATAGACTAGCTATAAAAAGTTCTAGTACATAACTACAAGTATTACCATCGGAAAAATGTTAAACAGTAAATTGAAAGGTTCAACTACAAACACATATTAGAATCGAATTGATTGTACGCGAAATCGGTTTCGAACTGTCCGGAAACAATATAGTCCGTGTAAATTCCCTCGATCACTGGTCCATTAGCAGGACCAGCCGGCACCTCATACACACTACCAGCGTGTCCATCTCCGGCATACAGACAATACATTCGTCTTTCGTATTCCCAGGTAGGGAATCGCAACCAAGCAATAAATTGCCTAGGGGGATCGCCTGGGGAATTGATAATTACGCTGAAGGTGGCAACGTCATCTTCGACTTGAGGCTCCGTGAAAGGTCCGTTATAAGGCACCACTTGGATAGGGATATTCCAGAATTGGCCTGTGGAAATGAGTAAAAATATAATTTAATCAGTGATCACAATCTACGTATGATTATACAATAACTCACCGAGAATACCATGTGATTCTTCACGGAGATTCAGTCCGCGGGAAACCACAAAACGAATTGCTTCTCCTTGGAAAGTGAATTCGGTTCCATCAGCGTTAGTACGATCGGTGCTCCAGAAAGTTTGCGTCTGACACATGACCCACATGACCAATCCTCTAGCAGAGCCACAGTTTGGAACAGCTATACGCACTCTGGAAGGATACTTTCTCACCATAATATCATTCATCGAATACATATCATTAATCACCACACCGTCCACTGTAGCCGTACACTGATCCAGCAGCACTTCGATATTGTGACAAGACCCGTCGCTAGCAACTGCTCGTACTGAAATATCATCAACAATGTTTATATCTTCCCCAGCGGCAATTTTTTGGTAGTGAGCATTGACACTGACGCAATCGTCACTCACAAGGTTAAAGTACGAGTCTGAACTGCCATGAACTTCGAAACAGAGATGAATAAGATCGTCTTCCCCCAGCGGCATTATAGCTGACTTGTTTTGAACATAGAGGGGAACGGTCATGAGGGGGTCTCCAATCACAGTGTCGTTGACTCGAACGACGTTGAtaactgcgtgtgtgtgtgtgcgtgtgcgcgcGTGCGCgtctatgtgcatgtacaaggTATGTAAATGTGCATTTGGTACTGTGCTAGGGAAATAATGTACTGtactcgtataattataatagctagtatacACAACATTTGTCCTTCGTCCTCCCTGGCAGAGTATGGTGGGTTAATGAAACTAACAGTcacatctgtacatgtatgggtcAGCAATTATAAAACTAAGGTTAAGGAATCACCACCATAATTTACCGGTATTGTCCAAAATTGTGATGTTACTGCCAGCTGGATCGAGTACAAGGTTGTCAGGTAAATTAGAGCCTTCAAGCTCAATAAATCGTAGAGAAAACTGCTCTTCAAGTTCGTAACGATTGTCCTCTGTTATCTCAACCATGAAGTAACTCCGACGACTAGTATCACTAAAGAACAAAAAAAAGGCACCACGGGCTCCAGTCACTTCCGTATAGTCACTTCCATCTGTGAATCAAACAGAATGCAATAGACATGCAGTGTTGAACAGCATCTCTACACACTATACCTGCTGTGCCTTGTACAGTTTCAACCCCAATACTAACGGTTAATGTTCCTAATGGAGTGTCCTCTGGAGGTTCAAACATTACCACGCACACTTGAAACATTCCAATCCCTTCATTAACTATGTACGAGGTGTTCTCAAAGCCAATGCGGAATCCTGAAAGGTAagcattaattataattataatactgtagTTATAACTCACGGTCATCATCTTCAATAATGATGAAGAATTCAGGATATTGGGGCAGGGTCTCAAACCCTGGGAACATTCTATCAATTTCAGTGGGTAGACTTAGTCTGAGTTGAGCAGCTTCTGTTAACTCAGGCAGTTCGTCCGCAAATATATTAAAAACTACAAACACGTCATCCTCCACTGGTCCTATTGATAGCAAAGTTGACGGTAGCAAGAAGAAATCGTTGTCCACATTGCCAACTGAGGGAAGGGCATTTCCAAATCCTTCTGGAGCAGTTTGGAACAAATTAACCACAATGTTGATGGTTTGTTCAGTGACATTGCCTGCTCCTTTGATAATTTGAATTCGGTGATCGGTTTCTACCTCCGGATATGTTGTATTTGGTAGGGCAAATCCAATAAAGATATCTGTGTGCAAGTTTTTATTCGTTTATATATGTTATGCTTTTTAACTCACCATCGTTGTCTATAATGTCGATGCGAATTACATCGCCGCCATTGCTTTCAATTGAAGCTAATGGTGGCACATTATCGGGATCTTGAAAAGTTAAATTAACCACAAAATACTCCAAGGCTTCGTCAATCAGATCATCATATATCAGTACATCTCCAGCCAAAAGAATCGGCCCACCAGCCGTAAAATTCAGTGTGATGGGTGTAGTAAAGAAATCTATCCTACCTGGAACTATAGTCAGAGTGAATGATTGAATTAAGATAAGTAATAAACGTTCAGCTTACTAGTGTTTGCTAGTGCAAATGGTCTGGTAGTTGGTAGAGGCCTAAAATCGTCAGTAGCGATCATGGGTGTCAGAACTAGTGAGATATCGGAGGCCAGTTCTACCTCATTGGACACTGTCACCTCAATGGGGATGTATCTAGTACCCTCATCCACAACTCTGTCGCTTTCTCTTAGCCGAAAAACGAGGGCTAATAAAAAATTAGTCAGAATTGCGTAAtttgtataatttttttacCAGTGCTATCCTGTATAATGAACTCCTGCCTACTCCGAAAGAAAACATTTGGCAAAGATGAATCAAAAAGTGCTCGGTTAACATTGGCCACATTAAGCAGTGCCAACTCCAACACAAAAGTCTCATCTGGTTCTAATGCCACTCTGTCTGCTTGGAAGGTGATAGAGGTAGTTCCGCCAGGGTTGAGAGGTAGAGAAACAACACTCTGACCTATACCAAACTCCCCTTCTAAAGCTGTTAGTGTGGAAGTAAGCAACATAAAATCCATTATCTATTTCTATTACTATAACAATACCTGTTCCTTCCCCATTGTAGTCAATTGTCACCCTAAGCTGTGCATTAGATGGACCCTTGAAGTATCCAAATGGAAAGTCATAAGGAAATTGGGCCTCTGCTCTAGTGAAGTTGTCCGAGCCAAAGCCGTACACTGCAAATACAGTGACACAATATTAAGTACACGGCAACTACTGAACCAAACAGTCTGGCTAGTTAGATAATAGTTAAAAATACGTCAATCTAGCTAAATAGTAATGTTCGTAAATGTAAAGCAAAAACTGCTTTCTATATCAGTGCACAAAGCACTGCGggtgatgcctcggtggatgtcaaagctacataacataaaccTGCTTTTAGCtgttgctaatacacacagcaCTGATGATGACATTTTTttggcattaattttgctgtatGTAAGCTTATCTGTAATGGGCAgggaaactcgaagagtgACCATGACCGATGCTAAAAATGACACCAAAAAGTAAagccaaaaataattatggctgctgcatcagtagagtcttgcagctcttttctcactcttgcagctaccaatagctagtatTCCAGTACAGAGCTAAGTACTAAGTATAGAGTAGCAACTAGGGGTTGGTtgattatgctagcataattttgagcaaaATACGTACATTTTTTGGtaagaattatgctggcatactACTAGGCACCCCTttacaaaaataattaatagGCAGGTTTTACAGGTCAGTATGAGTTAAATAGTATCAACAGTACTGGTGCATGTTTAATTATCTCCTATATCATAGTGTAGATAGCTAGAGTCATGTGGCAattatagtttgatgttacttgtgcaatgacatggggtctatgttgtgctttggagggaaaatgtgggaataatagaATAGGCTGtttacttgagcataaaatactagcataataggtaattATCTCGaacataatctaccaacccccaTTGTagtatagcaacactccatggacaatcTTTTTCATGCacaaaggctgcaatggcattccaagtaagcaaaactaggcataactcgagaacgaagcataattttgcaaatccacgaattaatctaagaaaacatgactagaagcctatacaaACTCTTATTTGAACTTCATTGTGATCCTTGAGTAGCTGTAACagtatacacagacacacagacacacacacaaatacactaccgtatataccttgcttgcgcactgaggcataattatacaaaattaaGGTACTATATAGTACagatatcatgatgaacatttttgcgtTGCATGCAGGCATAATTACGGGAAAAAAAAGAGTAGGAAATGATTGACCGTAATTGTTGcgaaaaaggatgccaaaaacTCCTAAAATATTAATggcagccttgcagctctcttctcacttttCCAGCtagcaatagctatagcgttcttGCAGAGCTACTAATGGAGAAGTTTTGCTATACACTCTTCTAAAAaccaatggcattccaagtaagtaaAACTAGACATGTATAACTCAAAGctgcaaatccacgaaaatgtGACTAGAAACCTATATAAAttcttcattgatccttgagcagctgtagcagtctacacagacacacacactcacactaccgtatacctcgtgcaccgaggcataaatatacGCTTACCTATGCACTGGAAGCATTGACCACCCTGATTGTAATACAGTCCTGCATTATTATTGACACAACAGTCCTCAGCATTGGAAGAAGGTCCCCCCACAACAAGAGTAGTACAGTTATCAGCAAAGCATCCAGTGAATTGAGCTTGAGCTGCAAGCAACAtagatatgtacatgcacaagaTATACAGGattagttattataattattgagcaaCTGAGCAGCTTAACTGGTATAACTtgcagtgtacacacatacatgggATTAAACAAGCAATTACTTAGTTAGTACACAAGGTTACTCTAATTATTTGCTTTTTTTCTACTTACATTCCTAGCTACAATGCTCTATAGCATACCAGCTGATGTGCTGATGAGAAAGATAGCCAGTGACAGTAGCAAACGTTCCATCTTGGTCTCAACTCTTGTGATACCTGCTCAGAGCAGATAATGACTGACAGGAGGAATGGAAATGACTAAAATGCATGACAGCCTACATGCAGTTCACCACAGGAAATGAAGCCACAATGATGCATTCactgcataataatattatatgtgtTGTGGTAATTAAGTTAACCACCTCAGGCACATTGTGTGTCAGACAGCAATATATCTAAGTACAACCAACACTGGATCTATAACCtgttaaaattattatttatacagATCGAGCTACAAACGAAACAGTATTGGAATTGGAATGCAACACAGTCCATTTTATTACTGTTAATTGTTGCtactgtgttgtgttttaCTATAAAACTGATGACTAAGTAAAGCAAACAAGTATTTTGAAACGACTGCTGAATTATTACTTACAGTGAAAATGCTTCAAAGGAGGTCAAAGTTACTCGAAGCATCTGTCCCGCACAATAGCATTCTCCTATGGGCTACCAAATCAATCATCATTGAATATCAATCAGTGCAAGAATGTTGCACAATAAAGCATTATCTTAGAGCAAACCAACAGGCAGATGGCCTATAGTACTCAATGTAGTGACCTTGGGTAGCTTTCAATTCCTGTGGCCAGTGGTAAACAACTCGtcattgtgtatataatgtgGGTAATGATATTATAGATAATGCATGACAACTATATACAAAGCCAAATAACCACAATAAGAATTCCCTAAACAGTGCAGCGTGGAAAATGATTTCACTGATGAGTGCTTGCATGCTCTGCTCCAGAAGGTTGTGTTCAGGCATGACACCCACATCACAAGCTCAATATCGGCACAGTTGGGAACAACGATCCTCACACGATTACGGAACCTTCGAACGGCTATTTTCCAGTACTGGTCCAGGGAAACTTCAATATTCCTACAAACTCAATCATGATTTGCATAGCTCACGAATGCATCGATCTGTCTGCCTCTCCCTCCCAATTGAATTCGTTCACATTCATTCCCAGGAACAGCATGTCCTTGTGACACCCCCAACATCAGCTTCGTCCCCTCGCCCCCTCACccaggccagtgaaggaggctacccAATAATTAGCCCTCGTTGCATGTGTAGGTGGCAACAGTCCCttttaaatataattatgttttcctCGTcggagtcataattatgtgataatAACTAAGTGCTTAATCATGCAGCTGAGTGTTTGTTGGCTATACGAGAGCGTTTTTAGTGTGACATTTTCAAACAATTGCAAAATGCGATCACCCTTCGAAAATTAATAACCGCTTAAgtgaaaacaaaataataaggGCCAGGTAATATTGCTTGCCTGGCAAACTGTACAAGctttaataaaataattatgttcatggAAGAGTACATTAGTTCACAACTATAGTATCCTgtgcatatatacattgttCAGTAACTATAAACGTGCATGGGGACTCAGTGTCACAGGCCCATAAGCCTCACAAGGTGTTAGTTCAAACTGCACC encodes the following:
- the LOC135335909 gene encoding uncharacterized protein LOC135335909 isoform X12, with the protein product MERLLLSLAIFLISTSAAQAQFTGCFADNCTTLVVGGPSSNAEDCCVNNNAGLYYNQGGQCFQCIVYGFGSDNFTRAEAQFPYDFPFGYFKGPSNAQLRVTIDYNGEGTALEGEFGIGQSVVSLPLNPGGTTSITFQADRVALEPDETFVLELALLNVANVNRALFDSSLPNVFFRSRQEFIIQDSTALVFRLRESDRVVDEGTRYIPIEVTVSNEVELASDISLVLTPMIATDDFRPLPTTRPFALANTIPGRIDFFTTPITLNFTAGGPILLAGDVLIYDDLIDEALEYFVVNLTFQDPDNVPPLASIESNGGDVIRIDIIDNDDIFIGFALPNTTYPEVETDHRIQIIKGAGNVTEQTINIVVNLFQTAPEGFGNALPSVGNVDNDFFLLPSTLLSIGPVEDDVFVVFNIFADELPELTEAAQLRLSLPTEIDRMFPGFETLPQYPEFFIIIEDDDRFRIGFENTSYIVNEGIGMFQVCVVMFEPPEDTPLGTLTVSIGVETVQGTADGSDYTEVTGARGAFFLFFSDTSRRSYFMVEITEDNRYELEEQFSLRFIELEGSNLPDNLVLDPAGSNITILDNTDVTVSFINPPYSAREDEGQMLFINVVRVNDTVIGDPLMTVPLYVQNKSAIMPLGEDDLIHLCFEVHGSSDSYFNLVSDDCVSVNAHYQKIAAGEDINIVDDISVRAVASDGSCHNIEVLLDQCTATVDGVVINDMYSMNDIMVRKYPSRVRIAVPNCGSARGLVMWVMCQTQTFWSTDRTNADGTEFTFQGEAIRFVVSRGLNLREESHGILGQFWNIPIQVVPYNGPFTEPQVEDDVATFSVIINSPGDPPRQFIAWLRFPTWEYERRMYCLYAGDGHAGSVYEVPAGPANGPVIEGIYTDYIVSGQFETDFAYNQFDSNMCL